In Neorhizobium sp. NCHU2750, a single genomic region encodes these proteins:
- the pheT gene encoding phenylalanine--tRNA ligase subunit beta, whose product MKFTLSWLKDHLETDATLDQICERLTAIGLEVDDVDDKAVYKPFVIAKVLSAEQHPEADRLKVLSVDAGPGVNGGKPLQIVCGAPNARAGLVGALARPGDYVPGIDVTLGVGKIRGVESHGMMCSEKELNMSDDHNGIIDLPVDAPIGTSFAAYAGIDDPVIDINLTPNRPDCTSIYGIARDLAASGLGTLKVPAKPELKLDGDTTVGLTIDLDDEKLCPGFGLRLVRGVRNGPSPAWMQTRLKAIGLRPINALVDITNYMTFDQGRPMHVFDAAKVKGSLTVRRANEGETVLALDTREYKLGPNNVVIADDNGVESIGGIMGGEHSGCDENTVDVLIESALWDPINIAKSGRVLGIITDARYRFERGVDPEYMIPGLDRTTQLVLELCGGTPAKEKIVGYKGYDAKTVDFPFSEVKRLTGLDVSTEESRQILTRLGFVVEGSGERVSVKVPSWRPDVDGKADLVEEVMRIHGVDNIKPEPLENLGTVNGRILTTLQVRTRTAKRALASRGMLEAVTWSFISEEQAKLFGGGSSALKLANPIAADMSDMRPSLLPGLLTAAQRNADKGFGDVAIFEVSGTYETDTPEGQRRVAGGIRRGTASINGAGRMWSNAQKGGGKPVDVFDAKADALAVIEACGLPMANVQIEQGGPSWYHPGRSGTIKMGPKVVLGYFGEFHPKTLSALDVSGALAGFEVYLDAMPEPKKKATRTKPGLELSPFQAVKRDFAFVVGSEIEAGTIVKAATSADRKLITGVNVFDVFEGASLGEGRKSIAIEVLIQPVDKTMTDEDFEALTAKIVANVEKTTGGVLRA is encoded by the coding sequence ATGAAATTCACGCTTTCCTGGCTCAAGGATCATCTTGAGACCGACGCCACGCTGGACCAGATCTGCGAGCGCCTCACCGCAATCGGCCTCGAAGTCGATGACGTCGATGACAAGGCTGTCTACAAGCCCTTCGTCATTGCCAAAGTCCTGTCCGCCGAACAGCATCCGGAAGCCGACCGCCTCAAGGTCCTGTCCGTCGATGCCGGCCCCGGCGTCAATGGCGGCAAGCCGCTGCAGATCGTCTGCGGCGCGCCGAATGCCCGCGCCGGTCTGGTCGGCGCATTGGCACGTCCGGGCGACTATGTTCCCGGCATCGACGTGACGCTCGGCGTCGGCAAGATCCGTGGCGTCGAAAGCCATGGCATGATGTGCTCCGAAAAGGAGCTCAACATGTCCGACGATCATAACGGCATCATCGACCTGCCGGTGGATGCGCCCATCGGCACCTCCTTTGCCGCCTATGCCGGCATCGACGATCCGGTCATCGACATCAACCTGACGCCGAACCGCCCGGATTGCACCTCGATCTACGGCATCGCCCGCGATCTCGCCGCCTCCGGTCTCGGCACGCTGAAGGTCCCGGCCAAGCCGGAGCTGAAGCTCGACGGCGACACCACTGTCGGCCTAACGATCGATCTCGACGATGAAAAGCTCTGCCCCGGCTTCGGCCTGCGCCTCGTGCGCGGCGTCAGGAACGGCCCGAGCCCGGCCTGGATGCAGACCCGCCTCAAGGCGATCGGCCTTCGCCCGATCAACGCGCTGGTCGACATCACCAACTACATGACCTTCGACCAGGGCCGCCCGATGCACGTCTTCGACGCTGCCAAGGTGAAGGGCAGCCTCACCGTCCGCCGCGCCAACGAAGGCGAGACGGTTCTGGCGCTCGATACCCGCGAATACAAGCTCGGCCCGAACAATGTCGTCATCGCCGATGACAACGGCGTCGAATCGATCGGCGGCATCATGGGCGGCGAACATTCCGGCTGCGATGAAAATACCGTCGACGTGCTGATCGAGAGCGCACTCTGGGACCCGATCAACATCGCCAAGTCCGGCCGCGTGCTCGGCATCATCACCGATGCGCGCTACCGCTTCGAACGCGGCGTCGATCCCGAGTACATGATCCCCGGCCTCGACCGCACGACGCAGCTCGTCCTCGAGCTTTGCGGCGGCACGCCGGCCAAGGAAAAGATCGTCGGTTACAAGGGCTATGACGCGAAAACCGTCGATTTCCCCTTCTCGGAAGTCAAGCGCCTGACCGGCCTCGACGTCTCGACCGAGGAAAGCCGGCAAATCCTCACCCGCCTCGGCTTTGTCGTCGAAGGTTCTGGTGAACGTGTTTCCGTCAAGGTTCCGTCCTGGCGCCCGGATGTCGATGGCAAGGCCGATCTGGTCGAAGAGGTCATGCGCATCCACGGCGTCGACAACATCAAGCCGGAGCCACTGGAAAATCTCGGCACGGTGAATGGCCGCATCCTGACCACGCTGCAGGTCCGCACCCGCACCGCCAAGCGCGCGCTCGCCTCGCGCGGCATGCTGGAGGCGGTCACCTGGTCGTTTATCTCCGAAGAGCAGGCAAAGCTGTTCGGCGGCGGCTCGTCGGCGCTGAAGCTCGCCAACCCGATTGCCGCCGATATGTCCGACATGCGCCCCTCGCTTCTGCCGGGCCTTTTGACGGCTGCCCAGCGCAATGCCGACAAGGGTTTTGGCGATGTGGCCATCTTCGAAGTATCGGGCACCTACGAGACTGATACGCCGGAAGGCCAGCGTCGCGTCGCAGGCGGTATCCGCCGCGGCACCGCCTCGATCAACGGCGCAGGCCGCATGTGGTCGAATGCCCAGAAGGGCGGCGGCAAGCCGGTCGACGTGTTCGATGCCAAGGCCGATGCGCTGGCGGTGATCGAAGCCTGCGGCCTGCCCATGGCCAATGTCCAGATCGAGCAGGGCGGTCCTTCGTGGTATCATCCGGGCCGCTCCGGCACGATCAAGATGGGCCCGAAGGTCGTGCTCGGCTACTTCGGCGAATTCCATCCGAAGACGCTCTCGGCGCTTGACGTATCGGGTGCGCTCGCCGGTTTCGAAGTCTATCTCGACGCCATGCCCGAGCCGAAGAAGAAGGCGACCCGCACCAAGCCGGGCCTCGAGCTTTCGCCCTTCCAGGCGGTCAAGCGCGACTTCGCCTTCGTCGTCGGCTCAGAGATAGAGGCAGGAACGATCGTCAAGGCGGCCACCAGTGCCGACCGCAAGCTGATCACTGGCGTCAATGTCTTCGACGTCTTCGAAGGCGCCTCGCTTGGTGAGGGCAGGAAGTCGATCGCCATCGAGGTTCTCATCCAGCCGGTCGACAAGACTATGACCGACGAGGATTTCGAGGCCCTGACGGCCAAGATCGTCGCCAATGTCGAAAAGACGACGGGCGGTGTTCTGCGCGCCTGA
- a CDS encoding nuclear transport factor 2 family protein, translated as MSEEQSVEAVVHLYVDGMALAHAGALRKAFHPKASIIGNYRGEVEWLSLNEFIDAVSSEGATDNGSKTLIQIEAIDVTGDAATVKVVDEFAGMRFSDYLSLLKVDGRWLIVSKVYYLHS; from the coding sequence ATGTCGGAAGAACAATCAGTCGAAGCGGTCGTCCATCTCTATGTCGACGGCATGGCGCTTGCCCATGCGGGTGCGCTCAGAAAAGCCTTTCACCCGAAGGCCTCGATCATCGGCAACTACCGGGGCGAGGTCGAGTGGCTGTCGCTCAACGAGTTCATCGATGCCGTCTCATCCGAGGGGGCGACGGACAATGGATCAAAGACGCTGATCCAGATCGAGGCGATCGACGTGACGGGCGACGCGGCGACGGTCAAGGTGGTCGACGAGTTCGCCGGCATGCGGTTTTCGGATTATCTGTCGCTCTTGAAAGTCGATGGCCGCTGGCTGATCGTCTCCAAGGTCTACTACCTTCATTCGTGA
- the pheS gene encoding phenylalanine--tRNA ligase subunit alpha → MTELETLKSALLAEIAEAGDEATIEAVRVSALGKKGSVSELLKTLGSMTPEERQTRGAAINALKNEITDAITARKTVLKDAAIDARLKAETLDVSLPVRSSPAERGRIHPISQIVDEITAVFADMGFSIAEGPDVETDYYNFTALNFPEGHPAREMHDTFFFQPDEKGERKVLRTHTSPVQVRTMEAQDPPIRIVIPGKTYRQDSDATHSPMFHQVEGLVIDRKSNVGNMRWVLEEFCKAFFEVPSVTMRFRPSFFPFTEPSFEVDIQCDRSGPIVKFGEGTDWMEILGCGMVHPNVLRSGGLDPDEYQGFAWGMGLDRIAMLKYGMPDLRDFFNADVRWMNHYGFRPLDMPTLFGGLSQ, encoded by the coding sequence ATGACCGAACTCGAAACATTGAAGAGCGCGCTCCTGGCCGAGATTGCCGAAGCCGGCGACGAAGCGACGATCGAGGCTGTGCGCGTCTCGGCTCTGGGCAAGAAGGGGTCCGTCTCCGAACTCCTGAAGACGCTCGGCTCCATGACGCCGGAAGAGCGCCAGACCCGCGGCGCCGCGATCAACGCGCTGAAGAACGAGATCACCGATGCCATCACGGCGCGCAAGACCGTGCTGAAGGATGCCGCGATCGATGCGCGCCTCAAGGCCGAGACACTCGACGTGTCGCTGCCGGTCCGCTCTTCGCCGGCCGAACGTGGCCGTATCCATCCGATCAGCCAGATCGTCGACGAGATCACCGCCGTCTTCGCCGACATGGGTTTCTCCATCGCCGAAGGCCCGGATGTCGAGACCGACTATTATAACTTCACCGCGCTGAATTTTCCCGAAGGTCACCCGGCGCGCGAGATGCACGACACCTTCTTCTTCCAGCCGGATGAAAAGGGCGAGCGCAAGGTGCTGCGCACTCACACCTCGCCGGTCCAGGTCCGCACCATGGAAGCACAGGATCCGCCGATCCGCATCGTCATTCCCGGCAAGACCTACCGCCAGGATTCGGACGCCACCCACTCGCCGATGTTCCATCAGGTCGAAGGCCTCGTCATCGACCGGAAGTCGAATGTCGGCAACATGCGCTGGGTTCTGGAAGAGTTCTGCAAGGCCTTCTTCGAAGTGCCGTCGGTGACGATGCGCTTCCGCCCGTCCTTCTTCCCCTTCACCGAACCGTCCTTCGAGGTCGATATCCAGTGCGACCGCTCCGGCCCGATCGTCAAGTTCGGCGAGGGCACCGACTGGATGGAAATTTTGGGCTGCGGCATGGTCCATCCGAACGTGCTGCGCTCCGGCGGGCTCGATCCGGACGAATACCAGGGCTTTGCCTGGGGCATGGGCCTCGACCGCATCGCCATGCTGAAATACGGCATGCCCGACCTGCGCGACTTCTTCAACGCCGATGTCCGCTGGATGAACCATTACGGCTTCCGCCCGCTCGACATGCCGACATTGTTCGGTGGTCTGAGCCAGTAA